DNA sequence from the Oncorhynchus keta strain PuntledgeMale-10-30-2019 chromosome 1, Oket_V2, whole genome shotgun sequence genome:
GACACATCACTCTTCATAATTTCAAGcaaggtggtggctgcatcatgttatgggtatgcttgtaggCTAAAGGATAAGGactaggataaaaataaatgaaatagaGCTAAGTAGAGGCAAAATCCAACAAAAAAACCCTgattcagtctgttttccaacagATACTGGGTTGACaaattcaactttcagcaggacaataacctaaaacaaggccaaatatacactggagttgtttatcAAGACATCATTGATTGTTCCTGAGTGGCGTAGTTAGTTTTGACTTAagtcggcttgaaaatctatagcaaaacttgaaaatggctgtctagcaatgatcaacaaccaatttaacagagcttgaagaattttttaaagaataaatATTGAACAATCCAGGTCTGCAACgctcttagagccttacccagaagTACTCACAgcagtaatcgctgccaaaggagtgtgaatacttgtgtaaattagatatctgtatttcattttcaatacattttcaaacatttctaaaaacatgttttcactttgtcattaaggggtattgtgtgtagatgggtgagaaaaatcaACAATTTtattcattttgaattcaggctgtaacaaaacaaaatgttaaataaatcaaggtatattaatactttctgaaggccctgtatgtaCTTTttattgtgtgtgcatgtgttgacAGAGTGCCATAGGCTGCCACTTACCAGCAGGGGGCACCAGCAGATGGAAGCGATCATCATGATCCAGATAAGCTGCACCATCATCTCCACCTCGTAGTCGCGGCGCCTCTGCCTAGCGTCCTGGCTGCAGCACACCTTAACCAGGGTCACCACGCTTATTGTATTGAGCAGGAAGGACACGGCGATGGACAGCAGCCCTACCAGTGAGAAAAGCAGGCAAAAGGCCATGTCGCTTGCCTCTGAGCTAATTTTAAAGAAGCACCAGGAGCCCGGTATCTGCATGTGGTAGCTCCCAACACCAACCAGGGGCAGCAGTGAGATGCACCCTGCCCCTGCCCATACCAGCAGCACTATGGACACTGCCCGCGACTTGGTCATCATGCTGGTCGAGCGGGCGAACGGCCAATTGATGCCCACGAAACGCTCCATGGCCATGGTGGCTCCCAGCAGAAGCGGGCACAGGCCGTAGAAGACCATAGACATGCCCATGAAGTTGCAGAAGTGGCAGTGCGGGTCCAGGAGGCGCCAGTTGAACTGGGTGAAGTGGAAGGAGACCACGATGGAGCCGGTGACCAGGAGGCCCATGAAGTCGGTAAACACCAGGCCacagaggaagatgaggaaggaGGAGCGCGACCGGCTTTGCGTGCGTAGGAAGGACTTCAGGAGGACCACGAAGGCGATGAGGTTGAAGGTGAGGCCCAGTGCACTAAACACTGATGAGAAGTAGGCGGAAGCAATGGTGTGGGTGTAGTTGAAGGGGGGACTGTTGATGGAAAAGCACAGTGGGGTCGACTCGTTAGAGTGGTTCATGGTGGCTGGAGGAGGTTTGGCTATTCCCAACGCACTTCAGAAGAGAAGGAAGAACTAGTCCATTTTGAAGATTTCCATTGTCTTTTTTCTTCACCCTGACAAATGAGAAGACAGAATTTTGGCTTAGTCAGAAATGTGTAGACAAATTTATGAAATTTCAGTTGACCTCAGAGGACAGAATCATAAACGGTGTACACTTCCATTCAGCAGAGACTATATAATATGTTGTGGCTGAATTGTTGTGGCTGAGTAATTATTCTAAAACTGGAATAATTACACTCGACTGACCTCGAAAACTACTTACAGCTTTCAAACATCTAGTTTCTGATGAAAAACATGGAAACTGTCTGGGAATTGCCAgagacctcacgatacgatatcatgatacttaggtgccgaGACGATGTATTGTGATTCTTAAGATTCTACATGTATTTATGATACGATACTGCAATTGTATTgcaatttgatgttccaaacgTATTGCTTACTATATGtctactgcagagagacaagagagagcctGAGAACATTTGTTTTGGCTTGGGGAGCAAGGGTGGGtaaggatgggagggagggacaagCTTGGCTTGGGGGTGGGGCAAGGGGGAGTAAAGGTGGGAGGTGGGAATAAGCTTGGCTTGGGTGGGGTAAAGGGGGGAGaacagggaggaggtggtggagtggGATGGATTTGGttcgggagagagagaattaaggacttaaatgtataataatatattttttacatcttGTAAACCCATTGTAAAATGAATATGAGTTCTGGACAGATTAGGAAAGGATGTTGAATCATTAGTATTCCTTGTTTGTTATTAGAACTAAGATGTATTGGTGGTTATTGGTGAGAAAGGAGAGGGGCTGTCTGGGGGATTGGGATGGGGTGACTGGGAGGGCATCAAACACTTCTCTGAGGTGTTCGTGGGGCCTACACACATCCCATTTGAGTCTCTCAGAGGATCAACTCACCCCAAGTAGACCCCCACCATCCACTATACTTTACAAAACAACCACAGTACTTAAGTGGCAGTCCTTCTTCAAACGtacagtcaaaagtctggacacacctattcattcaagggtttttctatatttttcttttttctacattgcagaataatagtgaagacatcaaaactatgaaataacatatggaatcatgtactaatatatatatatatatattagattcttcaaattagccaccctttgccttgatgacagccttgtacatttttggcattctttcaaccagcttcacctcgaatgcttttccaaccgtcttgaaggagttcccacatatgctgagcactttatggctgcttttacttcactctgcagtccaactcatcccaaaccatctcaattgggttgaggtcaggtgattgtggagatcactcgccttcttggtcaaataacccttaggCTGGAGGTGtggtgggtcattgtcctgttgaaaaacaaatgctagtcccactaagcgcaaaccaggtgggatggcgtgtcactgcagaatgctgtggtagccatgctggttatcaTTGACAGTGTTACAAGCAAAGCACATCATCACAcgtcctcttccatgcttcacggtgggaaccacacatgtggagatcatccgttcacctactctgcatctcacaaagacatggtggttggaaccaaaaatcgtaCATTTTTACTcgtcagaccaaaaggacagatttacaccggtttaatgtccattgctcgtgtttcttggcccaagcaagttgctgaaaataaatgcagttgatagtgagaggacatttattttttgcagagtttataagtttgttttgtttttggaatttaaaaaaaagacttatttttttttatttaacctttatttaaccaggaaggccagttgagaacaggttctcgtttacaactgcgacctggctaagttaaagcaaagcagtgcgacaaaaaacaacactgagttacacataaacaaacttagtcaataacacaaaagaaaagaaaaatctatgtacagtgtgtgcaaatgtagaagagtagggaggtaggcaataaatagaccatagaggcaaaataatgacaatttagcattaatactggagtgatagatgtgcagctgatgcttaaagttagagagggagatataagactccagcttccttgatttttgcaattcattccagtcattggcataTTTATATATTATCAGAAAAGGTAAATGATTTGGTAAGAGGAAATGTAAAATAAATCAATGACAGAATTAAAAAGTAATTTTGGACTGACCAGTGTAGATAGTTTCAAATACATGCAACTTAAGTTTACATATCAGAAAATATCGATTTGAAATGTTTTGGTCATCAGAGCAACCTTGAGGGAATCTTATTTGAGTCAGAAAATGATGTTCATATGATAAGGAAGATATACAAAACCTTGTAGAGAGCATATCCAACTGAATGTCTCTTAGAAAAATATATCAACTATTGGAACCAAGATGGAGGGAAAGGTGGAGCATAACTAAAGAAATTacagtttaaaaaaatgtagGCTTAATCCAGTAGAAGATCATGTACATAATGTATTATACAAGAAACAAAACTAAGTAAattagttttgatcagtcatggaaataaaagtgctgaaaacatgtctAAATTTAGTATTAAAaataagatggagaacaagctataggatgaaaaataGAGGCAGGCATATAGCCGACTACCACTAGCTGACgctatatatattttaaattgaaATATGTAACTGTATCAATCCCCCCCACTACTGAAAAAAATTCcatagcctggtggaaccagcctgattgCTACATTTACACTTTTATTAAACAGAGTGATCAGGCTGTTGCCACCTGGCTTATCTTAACATGCGGACACTGTTTAAACAGCAGACCCCTTACAAAAAAAGATTGccgttttgaaactgcagtaaaaaAGCAATAACTGCAGTTGACTGTGATACTTTGAATgcagtaattgcagaataactgGAGTGTACTGCAGTTGAACatcagttatactgcactctatcTACAGTTACACTGCAATAAAAAAAAGGTTATTTTGGAGGCAGTATTTGCAGTCTaatgcagttatactgcactttAACTATCATGGTTCCTCCTGGCACCAGGGGGCGGCAGAGACCGCCCTAGAGACTTTTATTGGACTCAGATGTGTCTTATTATTTCATGATTGTTTCCCTATTAAAAGAGTTGCGTTTTCTGTTTTCCTATGTagcagaagcttgaattgtttaccGTGTGCGGTCATTTCCTGAGTGAGTTTGAGAGACGTTTTATTTTTTCCCCAACTGTACTGTGATCCTGCGGCTACGGTTTCTCAGTAAAGTATTGTGTTTATCTTTAACCACGGATTCTACGTCTGGTCTTTtctctgcaccttggtccaacCTTACCACGTCACACTAACTGCAGTTATATTGGATtctgactgcaatcttttttcATATTGGGATAATCTATCCCAAACCACTAATTCATATGATTAACGGTGTTAGTGTTAAATAACACTatgtaaaaacaaatgtttaaTGTTGCAGTTATAACAAGGTTGGTAGCAACATGTGAAAATAGTTGTCTTGATTTTTATTTTTagggtggattatccctttaATCAAGCCTTTCTAGACAACTATAATTTATGGTTGATCGAGACTTTAACCCCATGGATTCCATAGTGTGGGAGCTAGTGAACACAAACATAACTGTCATAGCCTATAGTTTCTCTTGGCAGGAAATGCAGCTATGTTATGTTACGTCAAAATGTACTTAATGATGTCCTTAATTAAAACGGACTTTGAGGTCAGTTTGCTAGTCATTCACTATTGCCATCAAAGAAACTGGAAATTACAAAGCCTACCGGTAAAATTAGAGACTATCATGGGGACATACTGGAGGCGCAAATAGTGAATGCTAACAGAATTTGAGGATGGTTGTTATACAACCCCAGGAAACACATATGCACTATCAAATTCTACCCTTTAAACATATTTTGGCTTGGACCTGAAATATCCAAAATGGAAAAAACAGGAAACAGATTCTCCAAATGACATCCTAGAATGCTATCACTGAGGAACATGTTCTAAATGCAATGAAGGTATGAACCCAAATCACTGCGGCCAGAACGTCATATGCTCTAGTAGATCATATATATAAGAAAACGTATCAGAGAAGTTCACCAATCAAATattgaacacagagagagaaagggttcaGCTTAATATTAGTGGCTTAGTAGATATTTGGGGTTGCTGAGATGTATAGTAAACAAAATCAATAACTACGAGACCCTTCCAGCTATGGCTTGACCCCCGGTCTTTCTGGGACCAGGATGCAAACCGGTATCAGGTATCGCCTGTATTCCTTGAAGGAATGGCATGCATTATGAGGGAGATGTTGCAACCAGGCTCCAGTCTTCCCTGTCTACCTCCATGATTTGACTACACCGTCACGAGAGTAATTACACTGAAGCACTCAGCCACTATCATAATCCTCATTTCTGTACTCATTCAATTTTGTTTTCCAACTAATGAGAGTCAATTACCACTGGATAAATGCACCaaaaagagagaggacaggaaattAAAGACGACAACTAGTATTACAACAATTATTCATTACAACAGGAATAACAGTGCATGTATGGATTGCATGCCTTAGTTGCAGTCCACCTCTAAATGGCCTAAATTACGAGATTATGCTTTTCCTTTTAAGATCATGAGGTCAGGAAAAGCTTAAATCATGGCGCTATCATCTAATGTAGTCAGTCTCCAATTTCCTTGCAATTTCTAGTAGTTAGGAAAGCAGCATCTTTCCATAATAACAAAAATTGGGTTTGATAATCACATTTTGAATATGAAATCTGATATTATTGTCTGCCAGATGCCCTCTCATCGGTGTTAACAATCGGTCTCTAAATCTACTAGAAAATACTATCAAATGCTCAACAGTTTTAGAGAATAGGCAGCAGGATAAgtaagccatcattgtaa
Encoded proteins:
- the LOC118386941 gene encoding thromboxane A2 receptor-like; the protein is MNHSNESTPLCFSINSPPFNYTHTIASAYFSSVFSALGLTFNLIAFVVLLKSFLRTQSRSRSSFLIFLCGLVFTDFMGLLVTGSIVVSFHFTQFNWRLLDPHCHFCNFMGMSMVFYGLCPLLLGATMAMERFVGINWPFARSTSMMTKSRAVSIVLLVWAGAGCISLLPLVGVGSYHMQIPGSWCFFKISSEASDMAFCLLFSLVGLLSIAVSFLLNTISVVTLVKVCCSQDARQRRRDYEVEMMVQLIWIMMIASICWCPLLVFITKTVFSGSPLRIHYLLLFIRFATWNQILDPWVYILFRRAVLKRLYPRWDWSRGSIRTLYPSFVGTVCRLTRASVGSDPLGGGDGGVSVK